From Mycobacterium cookii:
GGGGTTCGAGCTCACCTGAGTTTTTTGCCTGCTCACCGAGCGTCGGTGTGGGTTTTGGCGCACTCCTCGTTACAGTGACGTCAATGAATGAGCGCGTTCCCGACTCAACCGGGCTTCCTCTGCGGGCCATGGTGATGGTCCTGCTGTTTCTCGGCGTCATTTTTTTGCTGGTCGGTTTTCAGGCGATGGGTTCGGGCAGTAATTCCGACGATGACTCGTCGGTGGCGAGCGTGACGGCAAGTTCAACAGCGACGACGACATCGGCGAAGGTCGTCCCCAAATCCGACGTGCGGGTCTACAACATTTCCAGTCAACCGGGAGTTGCGGGGAAGGCCGCCGACCAGATCAAGCAAGGTGGCTACAACGTCACCGAGGTCAGCAATCTCACGTTGCCCGATGTCGCGAAAACAACGGTCTATTTCGGCAGCGCACCAGGCGAGCGGGAAACCGCCGACGCTGTGGGCCAGCTGCTCAAGGCGCCCGTCGTGCCGCGGACCCCTGCGGTCGCCGGCCAGCCGCCCGGCGTGATCGTGGTGGTCACGGGCTAGCGTCCCCGCTGGCGGGGTGAGAATGACTGTGCCGTGTGGCATTTGCCGACGCTCAGAAGGGTGGCGGATCGTCGTCGCTGCCGGGCGGGGCCGGTCCCAGGAACGCCATTGACCTGGCGCGACGTGCTTCGCGGGCTTGGTGGTTTCGCCGTCGTTCGGTGTTCACCCGGCTGGCGCGGTCTTGCTGTCGAGTGCGACGCCGGCGGGGCATCATCGCTGCTCGATCACCGCAATGATCGACTGTCGGGTCGAGTTGTGGCACATCCAAGTCGCCGGTGGGCACGCATAAGCTCGGGAAGAGCAGCGCACTGCCGGGCGTCGTGACGTAGGTCTTACCTGCCGGCGAGGTGAGAATGACTGTGCCGTCGGGTAATTGCCGATCCCGCCACCCCCAGAACGTTTTGACGAGGTGATGGCACCGACTGGCCAAAGAACACTTCACCGCGACGGTTGGACCGGTGGCTATGAGCGACCTCGCTGACCTGCTTACACTTCCGCAATGTTCTCGGAGACGCGCTATGCGATGAACGGTGACTTGCGGGTCGCCTATCGCGCGTCGCGTGAAGGTCCTCGCGACATCGTGCTCGTCCCGGGGTGGTTCAGCACCTGTGAGGACACTCCTGAGCAGCCGCCTCTTCGAGGGTGGATCGAGGCGATGACATCGCTCGGTCGACTGATTTTCTTCGACCAGCCGGGCACCGGACAATCTGATCCCGTCACGTCGGGCGCGCTGCCGACGTTGGAGCAATGGGCCGACAGCATCACCGCGGTGTTGGACGAGCTCGGGAGTTGTGAAGCGGTCCTGCTCGCGGTTCCCGGCGCGGTCGCGACGGGGGCGCTGTTCGCGGCAACACATCCGTCCCGCACAACCGCGCTGGTCGTGTTGGAGGGCTACGCGAATCCGATGGTTGAGCGCACCGACGGACCCACACCCGAGCAGTTCTTGGCTGCCCTGGTCGCCATATGGGGAACGGGCGAGTTCCAGCATGTGATGAATCCGGACATGCCGTGGAACGAGGAGATCCGGGCCGCGTCGGCACGCTATGAACGCCTGGCGGCGAGCCCAGGAACGGTCGCCCTCATGATGCCACTGCTGGCCGAAATGGACGTGCGGGCGTTGCTTCCCACAGTCCGCGTCCCGACACTCGTCCTCCATCACACCGACGACGCGTTTATCCCGCCCGAGTGGGGCAAGGACGTCGCTGATCGCATACCGGACGCGAAATACGTTGAGCTCCCAGGGCGCAACGTCAACCACTTCGTTGACCCGTGGCGTGCGTCCTTCCAGGAGATCGCCGAGTTCCTCACCGGACAACAAGCCGCCGTCGCCGACGACCGGGTTCTCGCCACGGTGCTTTTCACCGACATTGTGGACTCGACTCGGCGGGCGGCACAGATGGGTGACCGGGACTGGCATGCGTTGCTCGATGCGCACGACGCCGTAGTGCGGGCGCAGCTGACCCGCTTTCGGGGCCGCGAGGTGAACACGTCGGGTGACGGCTTCCTTGCGATGTTCGACGGCCCGCAGCGAGCGATCCGCTGCGCCATGGCGATCCGCGACGCGGTGCAGTCCCTCGGCATCCAGGTACGCGCCGGTTTGCACACCGGCGAGTGCGAGATCCGTGGGGACGACATCGGCGGGATCGCCGTACACATCGGCGCGCGGGTGAGCGCACTGGCGGGACCGAACGATGTGCTCGTCTCTAGCACGCTGCGCGATCTGGTGATCGGGTCAGGCCTCGAATTCGAAGACCGCGGCACACACGAGCTCAAGGGCGTGCCCGGCGAATGGCGCCTCTCCGCTGTCGCCTCTGGGTAAGTCCGCTGACCGACGCTCAGAAGGGCGGCGGATCGTCGTCGCTGCCGGGCGGGGCCGGTCCCAGGAAGGCCATTGACCTGGCGCGGCGTGCTTCGCGGGCTTGGTGGTTGCGCCGTCGTTCGGTGTTCACCCGGCCGGCGCGGTCTTGCTGTCGAGTGCGACGCCGGCGGGGCATCATCGCGGTCCGCTCGCCGCTGTAGTCAGCGCCGGGGCGGGTTTCCAGTGCGGCCAATTCTCCGGTGGGCCGGCACAGGCTTGGAAAGAGCAGCGCACTGCCGGGCGTGGTGACGTAGGTCTTCCCTGCCGGCGAGGTGAGAATGACTGTGCCGTCGGGTAATTGCCGATCCCGCCACCCCCAGAACGTTTTGACGAGGTGATGAGTCCGGCAGTAACACTTCAAGTTCGAGGCGTGTGTGGGCCCACCCTCAGCGAAAGGCTTCGTGTGGTCGATGTCGCAGTCGGGCGCCGGCCGATCGCAGCCGGGCCAGCGACACGTCAGATCCCGGCACCGCACAAAATCGGCAAGCTTGCGCGACGGGACGTATCCCGGCTCGGGCGCCGCGTCCGTCGGGTGGACCAGCGGGATCAACTTTGCACCGTCAGTCAACTCGGCGATGAGTTCGGGTGCCACGAGACCGTCGGCACAAACCTCCGATGCCAACGACCCGCCGTGGCCGTCGAGAGCGGCCTGGTCGGCGATGACGTGAATGACCACCGACGAAGCGGCGGGCTGCTTTCCGGCAGGGCAGTCGAGGCGCCCACAGCGACAGCGCAGCCGATCTGCACCGGACGCCAGCGCACCCAAGGCATCGGCGCGGCGTTGTTCGCGAGTGCGCGGGTCGTGTTCACACACCGTGCCCGCCAACGCGGTGAGCCGCTTGTCCAGGGCATGGGCGTGGGGGCTTAATAGGCTGCCGTGAACTTCGGACAGACCACCCTCGAGATCCGCGAACCACACCTCGCGCTCGGTACGTCGCTCTTTGCGACGGCGCACCGCATCGGCATCGGCCTTGGCGACGATCTTGTCGATGTGTCCGGCCATCCGTCCTTGCGTCATCGACGGCCAGCGCACCACCGCGAGAGCCAATTGCCCGTCGACGGCCGCGAGCACATCGGGGTCCGTGATCAGATCGGTGCGATAGACGATCGTGGCGAACGTCCGCTGGTCGATGTCACCAACCTTGAAGACCTCGGCGAGCTTTGGCAGCCGTTCGCGCATCGCACGCGAATAGCGCAGCTGGCTCGCGGCCAGTCCCTGGCTCATCCGCAGGGCAGCGGCTACCTCGGCGCTGACCGCGGACTCGGTATCGACGGCCCAGTCCTCAGTGTCGGAGCAGCGCGACAACCGGTAACCGAACAACTCGCCGATTGCCAGCAAGCCGGCGGCCGCCGCACGATTCTGCGCGCGCCACGACGCACCGATCCGATCCAGCAACGCCGACGATTCTGCCGTGCGGGTGGGATGACGCCGCTCGAACAGCTCATCAAACCGGGCGATTACCTCCGGCGATGGCAGACGGCTAGGCGTCGAATCGAACATACATTCGATTATGCCAAGCGGGTCCGACAACCCTGACCGCACGCTGATCCCGCATCGTCGTCAAGATAGGCTCTTCCCATGGTTAAGCCCGCCAGTCGCCGCAAGTTTGTCGCCGCCGCCACGCTGATTCCGCTCGCCGCCGTCGTCGCGCTGTCCAGCGCGTGCAAGCCGAACCAACCGCCCGCGACCTCGCCCGGAACCACGCCGGCGATCTGGACCGGATCACCGTCGCCGTCGGCCGCGGCACCTCAAACCGGCGAGGCGGCACCGGAAAGCATCACGACGTTCTTGAGCGCACCCGACGGCACCAAGGTTGCGTCAGCCAAGTTCGAGTTCGACAAGGGCTACGTCACCGTGACCATCGAAACGACGGGCGAGGGCCACCTGAGCCCCGGCTTCCACGGCATTCATCTCCACTCTGTTGGCAAGTGCGAGGCCAACTCGGTGGGGCCGAACGGCGGCGCACCGGGCGACTTTCAGTCCGCGGGTGGACATTTCCACACCGAGGGCCACATGGGCATGAACGGTCCCGCGAGCGGCGACCTGACCTCGCTGCAGGTCCGCCACGACGGTTCGGCGCTGCTGGTGACCACGACGGACGGCTTCACCAAGGCCGACTTGCAGTCGGGTTCCGGGACCTCGATCGTCATCCACGCCGGTTCCGACAACTTCGGCAACATCCCGTCCGACCGCTACAACCAGGTCAACGGTGCGCCGGGTCCGGACGAGACGACGATGTCCACCGGTGACGCGGGCAAGCGCGTGGCGTGCGGCGTGATCAGCGCCGGTTAACCCACCGTCGGACAGGGGTATCGCTATCAGGGTGAACTTCGCGTCATCACCCAACCCGACACTTGGAGTCGAGTGGGAGTTCGCTCTCGTCGACGCGAAGACCCGCGACCTGAGCAACGAAGCGAACGCGGTCTTCGCCGAGATCGGTCAAAACCCGCATGTACACAAGGAATTGCTGCGCAACACCGTCGAGGTGGTCACCGGTGTCTGCGACTGCACCGCGCAGGCCATGGAAGATCTCAAGTCCACGCTGCGCGCCGTCCTGCCGATCGTCCGGCAACGCGGTATGGAGTTGTTCGGCGCGGGCACACATCCGTTCGCGAGTTGGTCCACGCAGAAGCTGACCGATGCGCCCCGGTACGCCGAGCTGATCAAGCGCACCCAGTGGTGGGGCCGTCAGATGCTGATCTGGGGCGTGCACGTGCACGTCGGGGTCTCCTCGCCGGACAAGGTCATGCCGGTGATGTCGTCGTTGCTCAACTGGTACCCGCACCTGTTGGCGCTGTCCGCGTCGTCGCCGTGGTGGGTGGGCGACGACACCGGGTACGCCAGTAACCGGGCGATGATGTTTCAGCAGCTGCCCACCGCGGGCCTGCCGTTCCAGTTCGAAAAGTGGGACCAGTTCGAGGGTTTCGTCCACGACCAGAAGAAGACGGGGATCATCGAGGACGTCAACGAGGTGCGGTGGGATGTTCGGCCCTCACCCCGTAACGGCACTCTCGAGGTGCGGATCTGCGACGGGGTGTCCAACATTCGTGAACTCGGCGCGCTGGTGGCGTTGACACATTGCCTGGTCGTCGACCTCGAGCGTCGACTGGACGCCGGCGAGACGCTGCCGACCATGCCGCCTTGGCATAACCAGGAAAACAAGTGGCGCGCAGCCCGATACGGACTGGACGCGATCATCATCCTCGACGCGGACAGCAACGAGCGTCTGGTCACCGAAGACCTCGACGACGTGCTGGCCCGGCTGGAACCCGTTGCCAAATCACTGCATTGCGCCGACGAGCTTGCCGCGGTGGCCGATATCCCGCGACGCGGAGCGTCCTATCAGCGGCAGCGGCGTGTCGCTGAGGAGCACGACGGCGACCTGCGTGCCGTCGTCGACGCCCTTGTCGCAGAGTTGGAAATCTGATGGCGAGCGCAGCTGATTTCGGCACCATGGCGATGTTCCCGTTGCAATCGGCATTGCTGCCCGGCGAGGATTTACCGTTGCAGATCTTCGAACCCCGCTACGCAGAGCTGGTGCGAGACTGCCTGCGCGACAACGATCCCCGCTTCGGCGTGGTGCTGATCTCGCAAGGCCGTGAAGTCGGTGGCGGTGACGTCCGCTGTGACGTCGGCACGGTCGCCAAGATCACCGAATGCGTCGACATCGCGGGCTCGGGCCGCTACGTGCTGCGCTGCCGGACAGCCGAACGGATCAAAGTCTGCGAGTGGCTGCCCGACGATCCGTACCCGCGGGCGGTCGTCCAAGTGTGGCTCGACGAGGAGGGAGGGCCGGTGAGTGCCGCTCGAGTCGAGGCGCTCGAAGACCGGATCATCGGACTGTTCGAGCGCATCGCGGACGCCCGCGATCTTCCGCTGCCGAGCCGGGCAGAGGTGCTCGGCGACGACATCGATCGTATCTTCGATCCTGGAGAACGACTGTACGCGTTGGCATCTCGCATCCCGATCGGGCCGGCGGATCGTTACGCCGTGCTCGCCGCGCCGAGCGCCGCGGAGCGGTTGACAGCGCTGAGCGAGGCCGTGGAATCGGTCGCCGCCGTGATCGAGTTTCAGCTCTCCGAGTAGCGGCTAGCGCCGGGCGGTGTGCAGCCGTCCTTCGATGAAGACGTTGCGCGGCGCCACGTCTTTCAGAGCGTGGTCGGGTGGCCGGTCGTAGCGTTGCATCAGGCTCAGCGCCTCGATCACGGTGACGGCCCAGCCGCGTTCGGTCAGCCACGGCCGAAGGTCGGTGCGTTTCTCCATGAACATGAGATCGTGGACATTCGCCGCGTCCGCATCGCCCTGCACGCCGCGCAGGTACTGACGACCTTGCTCCAGGTAGTCCGGGTCCAAGGCGGTTGGGCCCAGCGCCTCGACGGCGATCCGGCTGCCGTTGGCGCTGAGCGCCACGATGCGCTCGAACAACAGATCCTGGCCGGTTGCCGACAGGTAGGGCAGCAGCCCCTCGGCCGACCAAGCCGTCGGCGTCGACGGGTCAAAACCGGCTTCGCGCAACGCTTTCGGCCAATCGGCCCGCAGGTCGATCGGGACCGCCTGATATCTCGCCGTGGATCGCGCTCCGCGCGCGGCGAGGGTATCGGCCTTGAACGCCAGCACCTGCGGCTGGTCGATCTCGAAAACGGCACTTCCGCTCACCCACGGCAGCCGCCACGGGCGGGCGTCCAGGCCGGCGGCCAGAATCACCACCTGGTCGATGCCGTTGGCGCCGGCGGCGATGAAGTACTCGTCGAACCACTTGGTGCGCACCGCGGCGTAGTCCTTGACAATCGGCACTTGCGAAGCGATCGCCGAGGAATCCCAGCCGCGCTGGATCGCGGCGTCGACGAAGAACTGGGCGTAACGGTCGGTGAACAGTGGGCAGTCGCAAACGGATTCAGCAGCCCGCGCCATGGCCACACCGAGAGCCGTCGCGCCGACGCTGTCGGTGATGTCCCAGCTGTCGTGGTCGTTCCGTGCCATGGTTCTCGCTTCCCGCGAAAATGCTCGTTACGGCGACCACATTGTCGGAACAAAACCAGGCTAGTGAAATTCCAAACCGCCCGCTGGCCGCGCGGGCGCGTGGTGTACTTCGACGCGATGAGCAGCGATGTTGCGGTACAAATCGACGCGGGCGTGGCTGTGCTCACGCTCAACCGGCCGGATCAGCGCAACGCATACACCGCCGAGATGGGTGCGCTGCTGAGCCGGGCGTATCGGGATTGCGACGACGACGATGACGTGCGGGCCATCGTCGTCACCGGGGCGGGCCGGGCATTCTGCGCCGGAGCGGATTTCTCCGGCAGCGCATCGCCGTTCGATGCCCCCGATGCCGACAGTGGCTTCTCCGCATCGCCGATCGATCCCGCGGCCTTCGAACTGCGCAAGCCGGTGATCGCCGCGGTCAACGGCCACGCGATCGGGATCGGCTTGACCATCGCCCTGCAGGCCGATCTGC
This genomic window contains:
- a CDS encoding LytR C-terminal domain-containing protein gives rise to the protein MNERVPDSTGLPLRAMVMVLLFLGVIFLLVGFQAMGSGSNSDDDSSVASVTASSTATTTSAKVVPKSDVRVYNISSQPGVAGKAADQIKQGGYNVTEVSNLTLPDVAKTTVYFGSAPGERETADAVGQLLKAPVVPRTPAVAGQPPGVIVVVTG
- a CDS encoding adenylate/guanylate cyclase domain-containing protein, which encodes MFSETRYAMNGDLRVAYRASREGPRDIVLVPGWFSTCEDTPEQPPLRGWIEAMTSLGRLIFFDQPGTGQSDPVTSGALPTLEQWADSITAVLDELGSCEAVLLAVPGAVATGALFAATHPSRTTALVVLEGYANPMVERTDGPTPEQFLAALVAIWGTGEFQHVMNPDMPWNEEIRAASARYERLAASPGTVALMMPLLAEMDVRALLPTVRVPTLVLHHTDDAFIPPEWGKDVADRIPDAKYVELPGRNVNHFVDPWRASFQEIAEFLTGQQAAVADDRVLATVLFTDIVDSTRRAAQMGDRDWHALLDAHDAVVRAQLTRFRGREVNTSGDGFLAMFDGPQRAIRCAMAIRDAVQSLGIQVRAGLHTGECEIRGDDIGGIAVHIGARVSALAGPNDVLVSSTLRDLVIGSGLEFEDRGTHELKGVPGEWRLSAVASG
- a CDS encoding HNH endonuclease signature motif containing protein, giving the protein MFDSTPSRLPSPEVIARFDELFERRHPTRTAESSALLDRIGASWRAQNRAAAAGLLAIGELFGYRLSRCSDTEDWAVDTESAVSAEVAAALRMSQGLAASQLRYSRAMRERLPKLAEVFKVGDIDQRTFATIVYRTDLITDPDVLAAVDGQLALAVVRWPSMTQGRMAGHIDKIVAKADADAVRRRKERRTEREVWFADLEGGLSEVHGSLLSPHAHALDKRLTALAGTVCEHDPRTREQRRADALGALASGADRLRCRCGRLDCPAGKQPAASSVVIHVIADQAALDGHGGSLASEVCADGLVAPELIAELTDGAKLIPLVHPTDAAPEPGYVPSRKLADFVRCRDLTCRWPGCDRPAPDCDIDHTKPFAEGGPTHASNLKCYCRTHHLVKTFWGWRDRQLPDGTVILTSPAGKTYVTTPGSALLFPSLCRPTGELAALETRPGADYSGERTAMMPRRRRTRQQDRAGRVNTERRRNHQAREARRARSMAFLGPAPPGSDDDPPPF
- the sodC gene encoding superoxide dismutase[Cu-Zn] — encoded protein: MVKPASRRKFVAAATLIPLAAVVALSSACKPNQPPATSPGTTPAIWTGSPSPSAAAPQTGEAAPESITTFLSAPDGTKVASAKFEFDKGYVTVTIETTGEGHLSPGFHGIHLHSVGKCEANSVGPNGGAPGDFQSAGGHFHTEGHMGMNGPASGDLTSLQVRHDGSALLVTTTDGFTKADLQSGSGTSIVIHAGSDNFGNIPSDRYNQVNGAPGPDETTMSTGDAGKRVACGVISAG
- a CDS encoding glutamate--cysteine ligase encodes the protein MAIRVNFASSPNPTLGVEWEFALVDAKTRDLSNEANAVFAEIGQNPHVHKELLRNTVEVVTGVCDCTAQAMEDLKSTLRAVLPIVRQRGMELFGAGTHPFASWSTQKLTDAPRYAELIKRTQWWGRQMLIWGVHVHVGVSSPDKVMPVMSSLLNWYPHLLALSASSPWWVGDDTGYASNRAMMFQQLPTAGLPFQFEKWDQFEGFVHDQKKTGIIEDVNEVRWDVRPSPRNGTLEVRICDGVSNIRELGALVALTHCLVVDLERRLDAGETLPTMPPWHNQENKWRAARYGLDAIIILDADSNERLVTEDLDDVLARLEPVAKSLHCADELAAVADIPRRGASYQRQRRVAEEHDGDLRAVVDALVAELEI
- a CDS encoding LON peptidase substrate-binding domain-containing protein, coding for MASAADFGTMAMFPLQSALLPGEDLPLQIFEPRYAELVRDCLRDNDPRFGVVLISQGREVGGGDVRCDVGTVAKITECVDIAGSGRYVLRCRTAERIKVCEWLPDDPYPRAVVQVWLDEEGGPVSAARVEALEDRIIGLFERIADARDLPLPSRAEVLGDDIDRIFDPGERLYALASRIPIGPADRYAVLAAPSAAERLTALSEAVESVAAVIEFQLSE
- a CDS encoding SAM-dependent methyltransferase; its protein translation is MARNDHDSWDITDSVGATALGVAMARAAESVCDCPLFTDRYAQFFVDAAIQRGWDSSAIASQVPIVKDYAAVRTKWFDEYFIAAGANGIDQVVILAAGLDARPWRLPWVSGSAVFEIDQPQVLAFKADTLAARGARSTARYQAVPIDLRADWPKALREAGFDPSTPTAWSAEGLLPYLSATGQDLLFERIVALSANGSRIAVEALGPTALDPDYLEQGRQYLRGVQGDADAANVHDLMFMEKRTDLRPWLTERGWAVTVIEALSLMQRYDRPPDHALKDVAPRNVFIEGRLHTARR